The Astyanax mexicanus isolate ESR-SI-001 chromosome 20, AstMex3_surface, whole genome shotgun sequence genome contains a region encoding:
- the ppp2cb gene encoding serine/threonine-protein phosphatase 2A catalytic subunit beta isoform, protein MDDKAFTKELDQWVEQLNECKQLTENQVRTLCEKAKEILTKESNVQEVRCPVTVCGDVHGQFHDLMELFRIGGKSPDTNYLFMGDYVDRGYYSVETVTLLVALKVRFPERITILRGNHESRQITQVYGFYDECLRKYGNANVWKYFTDLFDYLPLTALVDGQIFCLHGGLSPSIDTLDHIRALDRLQEVPHEGPMCDLLWSDPDDRGGWGISPRGAGYTFGQDISETFNHANGLTLVSRAHQLVMEGYNWCHDRNVVTIFSAPNYCYRCGNQAAIMELDDTLKYSFLQFDPAPRRGEPHVTRRTPDYFL, encoded by the exons ATGGATGATAAAGCCTTTACTAAAGAATTAGACCAGTGGGTCGAACAGCTGAACGAGTGTAAGCAGCTCACCGAGAACCAAGTGCGGACCCTCTGCGAGAAG GCTAAAGAGATCCTGACTAAGGAGTCCAATGTACAGGAGGTGCGCTGCCCCGTCACAGTATGTGGCGATGTGCACGGGCAGTTCCACGACCTCATGGAGCTGTTCAGAATTGGAGGAAAGTCGCCCGACACCAACTATCTGTTTATGGGCGACTACGTAGACAGAGGCTACTACTCGGTGGAAACGGTCACACTTCTTGTTGCGCTAAAG GTCCGTTTTCCAGAACGCATAACGATATTGCGCGGAAACCACGAGAGCAGACAGATTACACAGGTTTATGGATTCTATGACGAGTGCTTGAGGAAATATGGCAATGCAAATGTCTGGAAATATTTCACTGACCTCTTCGACTACCTACCCCTCACAGCTCTGGTTGATGGACAG ATCTTCTGTCTGCATGGTGGGTTGTCTCCATCGATAGACACATTGGATCACATTCGTGCTTTAGATCGTCTCCAGGAGGTGCCACATGAG GGCCCAATGTGTGATCTGCTGTGGTCAGACCCTGATGACCGCGGAGGCTGGGGCATCTCTCCCAGGGGTGCTGGATACACCTTTGGCCAAGACATTTCTGAAACTTTTAACCATGCCAATGGTCTTACCCTGGTCTCCCGTGCCCATCAACTTGTTATGGAG GGATACAACTGGTGTCACGATAGAAATGTTGTCACCATATTCAGTGCGCCAAACTACTGCTATCGCTGTGGCAACCAGGCTGCCATAATGGAACTGGATGATACTCTTAAATATTCCTT CCTTCAGTTTGATCCTGCACCTCGGCGCGGAGAGCCTCACGTCACCCGCCGCACCCCCGATTACTTCTTATAA